Proteins from a genomic interval of Ramlibacter algicola:
- a CDS encoding protein kinase domain-containing protein, whose protein sequence is MTTVLVVEDDDAIRNNIARLLKLEGYDVVPAIDGVAALEKVREVRPDVVISDISMPQMDGFALLEAIRADATIASTPVMLLTALDDRASMRRGMTAGADDYLAKPFTRIELLEGLTGLLKKKVRLEQSIEQAVSAHESGLRQAFAESLAGRKPADRFGLETPQGAVAEATLHATVLVADIRNFTSLAERLGAPEVTELLTGWFERITVQGLRHGGAHLKFLGDSLVALFPDAPGAPASSSGARRAIAAALDMALAAHDFRGWVEHRFPQRALPPFAIGIGLHTGPVTLYREASSNESTAVGETVNIAARVEAASKELGWTVAATVDVLQLAGEGVATRAMTSLEVRKATFVDAAEITGIAADVSGATGEAQRSEELAAALQVNSEITARAVKGALQSRLATLKTHRFAPGEEPLRLRGYRLTRKIGSGGMTDVYLAERDDDGLHVVLKVLDASGKNAAEHLTRFIQEYALLSQVQHPHVVRIHDQGFTDDHAYIAMEYFPAGDLRTELSGGMSQDRVLDVLEQLAQALQAIHAHGIVHRDLKPENVMRRADGSVALADFGIAKSMLGGENFALTTTQHGDILGTPYYLSPEQAGGHAITPASDLYTLGVMLYEMLTGERPYRADALEQLLALHLNAPVPKLPPEHAVFQPVLDHLMAKDPAERFSSAAVVLAELGQRQLLRTLQPKLQ, encoded by the coding sequence ATGACCACCGTGCTGGTCGTCGAGGACGACGACGCTATCCGCAACAACATCGCGCGCCTGCTCAAGCTCGAGGGCTACGACGTGGTGCCGGCCATCGACGGCGTCGCCGCGCTGGAGAAGGTGCGCGAGGTGCGGCCGGACGTCGTCATCTCCGACATCAGCATGCCGCAGATGGATGGCTTCGCGCTGCTGGAAGCGATCCGTGCCGACGCCACGATCGCCTCCACGCCCGTCATGCTGCTCACCGCGCTGGACGACCGCGCCAGCATGCGGCGCGGCATGACGGCCGGCGCCGATGACTACCTGGCCAAGCCGTTCACGCGCATCGAGTTGCTGGAAGGACTCACCGGCCTGCTGAAGAAGAAGGTGCGGCTGGAGCAGAGCATCGAGCAGGCGGTCAGCGCGCACGAATCGGGCCTGCGGCAGGCGTTCGCGGAGAGCCTCGCGGGCCGCAAGCCCGCCGATCGCTTCGGGCTGGAAACGCCGCAGGGCGCCGTCGCCGAAGCCACGCTGCACGCCACCGTGCTGGTGGCCGACATCCGCAACTTCACCAGCCTGGCCGAACGGCTGGGCGCGCCGGAAGTGACGGAATTGCTCACCGGCTGGTTCGAGCGCATCACCGTGCAGGGCCTGCGCCACGGCGGCGCGCACCTGAAGTTCCTGGGCGACAGCCTGGTGGCGCTGTTCCCCGACGCACCGGGCGCACCGGCCTCGAGCAGCGGCGCCCGCCGCGCGATCGCGGCGGCGCTGGACATGGCGCTGGCGGCGCACGACTTCCGCGGGTGGGTCGAGCACCGGTTCCCGCAGCGCGCGCTGCCGCCGTTCGCCATCGGCATCGGCCTGCACACGGGGCCGGTGACGCTGTACCGCGAGGCGTCCAGCAACGAATCGACCGCCGTCGGCGAAACCGTCAACATCGCGGCCCGCGTCGAGGCCGCGAGCAAGGAACTCGGCTGGACCGTCGCCGCCACAGTCGACGTGCTGCAGCTGGCCGGCGAAGGCGTGGCGACGCGGGCGATGACTTCGCTCGAAGTGCGCAAGGCCACCTTCGTCGACGCCGCCGAGATCACCGGCATCGCGGCCGACGTGTCCGGAGCGACCGGCGAAGCGCAACGCAGCGAGGAGCTCGCCGCTGCACTGCAGGTGAATTCCGAGATCACCGCTCGCGCCGTCAAGGGCGCGTTGCAGTCGCGGCTGGCCACGCTGAAGACGCACCGCTTCGCGCCCGGCGAAGAGCCGTTGCGCCTGCGCGGCTATCGCCTCACGCGCAAGATCGGCTCTGGCGGCATGACCGATGTCTATCTCGCCGAGCGCGACGACGACGGGTTGCACGTCGTGCTCAAGGTGCTCGACGCGAGCGGCAAGAACGCCGCCGAGCACCTCACGCGCTTCATCCAGGAGTACGCGCTGCTGTCGCAGGTGCAGCACCCGCACGTCGTGCGCATCCACGACCAGGGCTTCACCGACGACCACGCCTACATCGCGATGGAGTACTTCCCGGCCGGCGACCTGCGCACCGAGCTCTCGGGAGGCATGTCGCAGGACCGCGTGCTCGACGTGCTGGAGCAGCTGGCCCAAGCGCTGCAGGCGATCCACGCGCACGGCATCGTGCACCGCGATTTGAAACCCGAGAACGTGATGCGCCGCGCCGACGGCAGCGTCGCGCTGGCGGACTTCGGCATCGCCAAGTCGATGCTGGGCGGCGAGAACTTCGCGCTCACCACCACGCAGCACGGCGACATCCTCGGCACGCCGTACTACCTGAGCCCGGAGCAAGCCGGCGGCCACGCGATCACGCCGGCGTCGGACCTGTACACCCTGGGGGTGATGCTCTACGAGATGCTCACGGGCGAGCGCCCCTATCGCGCCGATGCGCTCGAGCAGTTGCTCGCGCTGCACCTCAACGCACCCGTGCCGAAGCTGCCTCCCGAGCACGCCGTGTTCCAGCCGGTGCTGGACCACCTGATGGCCAAGGACCCGGCCGAGCGGTTCTCCAGCGCGGCCGTCGTGCTGGCGGAACTGGGCCAGCGCCAGCTCTTGCGCACGTTGCAGCCCAAGCTCCAGTAG
- a CDS encoding GMC family oxidoreductase N-terminal domain-containing protein produces the protein MDPRPGMQQPLSIPWRDWLRSSDWNGKDYTGEPIDAIIIGSGYGGSVAALRLVEKGYRTLLLERGSEFLAGEFPNDFSQLPKSLRVNIPLREQPVGRAAGLVEVHVGQGFVALGGNGLGGGSLINAGVAMRPDTDVFQQPQWPAAIRNEAESMQPWLDKAHEALGAERWPDLPDGRRLRKTEALERLAAPLGGRVEAVDVTIDPQRCIRCGDCASGCNVPGAKKTLAATYLAQAMKSGLLTIVTQAEVYDFQPSHGWAGFHWEVHAFATEAQQHFVATREVVQDKSPSATHRTVHAPKLFVCAGTIGSTQLLQRSQARSGNKLQFSSMLGQRLSGNGDSLGWAVDEPSLVSSHGRGTARPAEEMAKARQGRPYDVDLLVGPTITAALRVRGGDTAPSRINPPPLHERLVVEDGAIPRAIAQLARELLATAHTLRQLDDWSFRKPVYRGAELEDPLAASAVRAQHGQVLLTMGHDGSPGRLVWLEDTDRTAPYLLDAKDLDGYDAQKKAFGRLGTRYVQNPVWEPLPRSATELMSGADVPASVTTVHPLGGCVMGDSVETGVVDDCGRVRVRDPGCPALLAPSVVTASVMPEIHGKDEAEAARAKEREQHRLRARPHYYNGLYVLDGSIVPTALGCNPLLTITALAERALADLGKNVKPRHAVDAQRSAERPVTPPAVTDVAIAASLRETLLARGLQLPPGLAQTFGHVRLAARFEAAFPSDDLLRSMTRAQHGFPVEGRLLLGPELADPEKPPVTYTIHPERSSFHFLPAGHASSGWWPAISTFFQAVPVAIYVGALALAYLVRVRPGPRTMAFVGFYLLPLPLMRSLLTWWVLRGERDLAEGGMSNVKGQFWHWVASMLRQMTHASEKRVMRYRVHLLLDDPATHPQWPRELTMHAHKRVTYRASLRQVLAWMCKREHTAIDGSPETVPIRPTFWEQAMDAQVRLVAGGRTMARAVFRMGMENLLAAGTRKGTVPPALTLGPAGDTTTGLLAAASYPLLFLRFGLKTRLFDFRLPAYSNLPVSETLDAQQNALRQGVVPDVLWVKAKRGNSSSDTGLESTADVELPLLRYKRPEGIPEVVAGKWNGRPVARAKSILLLHAFGQSSFTFTFQGESRNLAETLYDAGYEVWVLDSRMSTRARANREPSTVDQLALHDIPAAVEKILHCLASDLPEEKKTGPLQIAAFAHCIGSAALWMSVLAGKLTHGDKSPGQCSPQLPKLSHVVFSQLHPWVVGGRVPQSKTWLPAMLSKLGLDTIPFAVRGRQDGLVAQLVDRFFASMPSPAAERASLEGHDDAVATMRRIRYIDAQLYRQDHLDDRTRSAMNRLFGDANLRLFGHARRFIDHERLVNENGVNQYVTPYNMECHLGLPIQLLHGEDNELFDVAGAQLTFEKVGELYRDLQQTFSRSLDGKGIGFLRIPRYGHLDVLIGRHAHQHVFPAVVDFLQRVHATPDIVAVPKPADGYVVRPPLLGPFIGWTRRDAKGKLVVRISFAVDEGRRTWDCKAQNIYLRCKRGAVYETANDVRVRPVDVNDPYRFVVIDATFDQDPRTEDWQLLLVGRTRGADRVAGVEALDLTGPEPPRLPDSAIATFLATVTHEPDEPVIPPLFTTAWDYDRSFFTLPQTCWNTLGHDNAVTLAVASCRYPGLGLDADRADRPLQDFLADPRVEEAAFAMLLGDQIYADATAGLVDPLSPLERYFERHKDAFARGALGALAARMPVYMAADDHEWGDNYPSAAPLTKRPWPRWREASGDDRFGDTDESAFEAAARAVRDFQRLQAPWDFGTAPQVLGGDSRRDATPFLGDYHFEHGCASFYVLDSRSRRSRNDSRIVPDLDALQRWLLDPAQSRGLVVIASGSVVLPGLRPNADPADVGPPDTWQYAPDQRAALLDLLVQHARGRFVLLSGDYHVSGMVDLLRGDEHVGCAVVSPPLYAPLVYANSAPDTVYVEEQVTLPSGELRMRVRPGGEFARGSGVGLLTLEPGHAPALLAAVRYHRKLWVWEEGRSVEHDTDGPATEVHALVAATRPAAPLAPATP, from the coding sequence ATGGACCCGCGTCCCGGGATGCAGCAACCCCTGTCGATCCCGTGGCGCGACTGGCTGCGCAGCAGCGACTGGAACGGCAAGGACTACACCGGCGAGCCGATCGACGCCATCATCATCGGTTCGGGCTATGGCGGCAGCGTCGCGGCGCTGCGGCTGGTGGAGAAGGGGTACCGCACGCTGCTGCTGGAACGCGGCAGCGAATTCCTGGCCGGCGAATTCCCGAACGACTTCTCGCAGCTGCCCAAGTCGCTGCGCGTGAACATCCCGCTGCGCGAGCAGCCGGTCGGCCGCGCCGCGGGCCTGGTCGAAGTGCATGTGGGGCAAGGCTTCGTCGCCCTGGGCGGCAACGGGCTCGGGGGCGGCAGCCTCATCAACGCGGGTGTCGCGATGCGGCCGGACACCGATGTCTTCCAGCAGCCCCAGTGGCCCGCGGCGATCCGCAACGAGGCGGAATCGATGCAGCCGTGGCTCGACAAGGCGCACGAGGCGCTGGGCGCCGAACGCTGGCCCGACCTGCCCGATGGCCGCAGGTTGCGCAAGACGGAGGCGCTCGAACGGCTTGCCGCTCCCCTCGGCGGCCGCGTGGAGGCGGTCGACGTCACGATCGATCCGCAGCGCTGCATCCGCTGCGGCGACTGCGCGTCGGGCTGCAACGTGCCGGGCGCCAAGAAGACGCTCGCGGCCACGTACCTGGCCCAGGCGATGAAGAGCGGCCTGCTCACGATCGTCACCCAGGCCGAGGTCTACGACTTCCAGCCTTCGCACGGCTGGGCCGGCTTCCACTGGGAAGTCCACGCCTTCGCCACCGAGGCGCAGCAGCACTTCGTGGCGACGCGCGAAGTCGTGCAGGACAAGTCGCCCTCCGCGACGCATCGCACGGTCCATGCGCCGAAGCTGTTCGTGTGCGCCGGCACCATCGGCAGCACGCAGCTGCTGCAACGTTCACAGGCGCGCTCCGGCAACAAGCTGCAGTTCTCGTCGATGCTCGGCCAGCGCTTGTCCGGCAACGGCGACAGCCTCGGCTGGGCGGTCGACGAACCATCGCTGGTCTCGAGCCACGGCCGCGGCACGGCCCGGCCGGCGGAGGAAATGGCGAAGGCCAGGCAGGGGCGGCCCTACGACGTCGACCTGCTCGTCGGCCCGACCATCACGGCGGCGCTGCGGGTGCGTGGCGGTGACACGGCCCCGTCCAGGATCAACCCGCCGCCATTGCACGAACGGCTGGTGGTCGAGGACGGCGCGATCCCGCGCGCCATCGCGCAACTCGCCCGCGAACTGCTGGCGACCGCGCACACGCTGCGCCAGCTGGACGACTGGTCGTTCCGCAAGCCGGTGTACCGGGGTGCGGAACTGGAAGACCCGCTGGCGGCCAGCGCGGTCCGCGCACAGCATGGACAGGTGCTTCTCACGATGGGCCACGACGGCTCGCCGGGGCGACTCGTGTGGCTGGAAGACACGGATCGCACGGCACCGTACCTGCTCGACGCCAAGGACCTCGACGGCTATGACGCGCAGAAGAAGGCGTTCGGGCGGCTTGGCACGCGGTACGTGCAGAACCCGGTCTGGGAGCCGCTGCCCCGATCCGCAACCGAACTCATGAGCGGCGCCGACGTGCCCGCGTCCGTGACCACCGTGCACCCGCTTGGCGGATGCGTGATGGGCGACTCGGTGGAGACCGGCGTCGTCGACGACTGCGGACGCGTCCGGGTGCGCGACCCGGGATGTCCAGCGCTGTTGGCACCATCGGTGGTCACCGCCTCGGTCATGCCCGAGATCCACGGGAAAGACGAGGCCGAAGCGGCGCGGGCGAAGGAACGCGAACAGCATCGGCTGCGCGCACGTCCGCACTACTACAACGGCCTCTACGTTCTCGACGGCTCGATCGTTCCCACGGCGCTCGGCTGCAATCCGCTGCTGACCATCACGGCGCTCGCGGAACGCGCCCTCGCGGACCTGGGGAAGAACGTGAAGCCCCGCCACGCTGTCGATGCGCAGCGATCGGCCGAGCGCCCGGTCACGCCGCCCGCCGTGACCGACGTCGCGATCGCCGCCAGCCTGCGCGAAACGCTGCTGGCGCGCGGACTGCAGTTGCCACCCGGGCTCGCGCAGACATTCGGGCACGTGAGATTGGCGGCTCGCTTCGAGGCCGCCTTCCCGTCCGACGACCTGCTGCGCAGCATGACGCGCGCGCAGCACGGCTTCCCGGTCGAGGGCCGCCTGCTGCTCGGTCCTGAGCTCGCCGATCCGGAGAAACCGCCGGTCACGTACACCATCCATCCGGAGCGCTCGTCCTTCCACTTCCTGCCGGCGGGACACGCGAGCAGCGGCTGGTGGCCGGCGATATCGACGTTCTTCCAAGCCGTCCCCGTGGCCATCTACGTGGGGGCCCTGGCGCTGGCCTACCTGGTGCGTGTGCGCCCCGGGCCACGGACGATGGCCTTTGTCGGCTTCTACCTGCTGCCGCTGCCCCTCATGCGCAGCCTGCTCACCTGGTGGGTGCTGCGCGGCGAGCGTGACCTTGCCGAGGGCGGCATGTCGAACGTCAAGGGCCAGTTCTGGCATTGGGTCGCCAGCATGCTGCGCCAGATGACGCACGCGAGCGAGAAGCGCGTGATGCGCTACCGCGTGCACCTGCTGCTCGACGATCCCGCGACGCACCCGCAGTGGCCGCGCGAACTCACGATGCACGCGCACAAGCGTGTCACCTACCGCGCCAGCCTGCGGCAGGTGCTTGCGTGGATGTGCAAGCGCGAACACACCGCCATCGACGGCAGTCCCGAGACCGTGCCGATCCGGCCGACGTTCTGGGAACAGGCGATGGACGCGCAGGTGCGGCTGGTCGCCGGCGGCCGCACCATGGCCCGCGCCGTGTTCCGGATGGGCATGGAGAACCTCCTGGCGGCTGGCACCCGCAAGGGCACCGTGCCCCCGGCGCTGACGCTCGGGCCGGCCGGCGACACCACCACCGGCCTGCTCGCGGCAGCCAGCTATCCCCTGCTGTTCCTGCGCTTCGGCCTGAAGACGCGCCTGTTCGACTTCCGCCTGCCGGCCTATTCCAACCTGCCCGTCAGCGAGACGCTCGACGCGCAGCAGAACGCGCTACGCCAGGGCGTGGTGCCGGACGTGCTCTGGGTGAAAGCCAAGCGCGGCAACTCGTCGAGCGACACGGGGCTGGAGTCCACGGCGGATGTGGAGCTGCCGCTGCTTCGCTACAAGCGTCCGGAGGGCATCCCGGAAGTCGTCGCCGGCAAGTGGAACGGCCGGCCGGTCGCACGCGCGAAGTCCATCCTGCTGCTGCACGCGTTCGGGCAGTCGAGCTTCACCTTCACCTTCCAGGGCGAAAGCCGCAACCTGGCCGAGACGCTGTACGACGCCGGCTACGAGGTGTGGGTGCTGGACAGCCGCATGTCGACCCGCGCGCGCGCGAATCGCGAGCCGTCCACCGTCGACCAGCTCGCGCTGCACGACATTCCCGCGGCGGTCGAGAAGATCCTGCACTGCCTCGCGAGCGACCTGCCGGAGGAGAAGAAGACCGGCCCGTTGCAGATCGCCGCTTTCGCGCACTGCATCGGCTCGGCCGCGCTGTGGATGTCGGTGCTGGCCGGCAAGCTGACGCATGGGGACAAGTCGCCCGGGCAGTGCTCGCCGCAGTTGCCCAAGTTGTCGCACGTGGTCTTCAGCCAGCTGCATCCGTGGGTGGTCGGCGGGCGGGTGCCGCAGTCCAAGACCTGGCTGCCGGCGATGCTGTCCAAGCTCGGTCTCGACACCATCCCGTTCGCGGTCCGTGGCCGCCAGGACGGCCTGGTGGCGCAACTGGTGGATCGCTTCTTCGCCAGCATGCCTTCGCCCGCAGCCGAGCGCGCCAGCCTCGAAGGCCACGACGACGCGGTGGCGACCATGCGCCGCATCCGCTACATCGACGCGCAGCTGTACCGGCAGGACCACCTCGACGACCGCACGCGCTCGGCGATGAACCGCCTGTTCGGCGACGCCAACCTGCGCCTGTTCGGGCACGCGCGCCGCTTCATCGACCACGAGCGGCTGGTGAACGAGAACGGCGTCAACCAGTACGTGACGCCCTACAACATGGAGTGCCACCTGGGGCTGCCGATCCAACTGCTGCACGGTGAGGACAACGAGCTGTTCGACGTCGCCGGCGCCCAGCTGACCTTCGAGAAGGTCGGTGAGCTGTATCGGGACCTGCAGCAGACGTTCTCCAGGTCGCTCGACGGGAAAGGCATCGGCTTCCTGCGCATCCCGCGCTACGGGCACCTGGACGTGCTGATCGGCCGCCACGCGCACCAGCACGTGTTCCCGGCGGTCGTCGATTTCCTGCAGCGCGTCCATGCGACGCCCGACATCGTGGCCGTCCCGAAGCCTGCCGACGGCTACGTCGTGCGGCCGCCGCTGCTCGGCCCCTTCATCGGCTGGACCCGGCGCGACGCGAAGGGCAAGCTGGTCGTGCGAATCAGCTTCGCCGTCGACGAGGGCCGGCGCACCTGGGATTGCAAGGCGCAGAACATCTACCTGCGTTGCAAGCGCGGCGCCGTCTACGAGACCGCGAACGACGTGCGGGTGCGGCCGGTGGACGTCAACGACCCGTACCGCTTCGTCGTCATCGATGCCACGTTCGACCAGGACCCCAGGACGGAAGATTGGCAACTGCTGCTGGTCGGCAGGACGCGCGGCGCCGACCGGGTGGCCGGCGTCGAGGCGCTGGACCTCACAGGCCCCGAGCCCCCCCGGCTGCCGGACTCCGCGATCGCGACGTTCCTCGCCACCGTCACGCACGAACCGGACGAACCCGTCATCCCGCCGCTGTTCACCACGGCGTGGGACTACGACCGGTCGTTTTTCACCTTGCCCCAGACGTGCTGGAACACCCTCGGCCACGACAACGCCGTCACGCTGGCCGTCGCCAGCTGCCGCTATCCCGGCCTCGGCCTGGATGCGGACCGGGCCGACCGCCCGCTGCAGGACTTCCTCGCCGACCCCCGCGTCGAGGAGGCCGCCTTCGCGATGCTGCTCGGCGACCAGATCTACGCCGACGCCACCGCGGGCCTCGTCGACCCGCTCAGCCCGCTCGAGCGCTACTTCGAGCGGCACAAGGATGCCTTCGCGCGCGGCGCACTGGGCGCGCTGGCCGCGCGCATGCCGGTCTACATGGCGGCCGACGACCACGAATGGGGCGACAACTACCCGTCGGCCGCGCCGCTGACGAAGCGGCCCTGGCCCCGGTGGAGGGAGGCGTCGGGCGATGACCGCTTCGGCGACACCGACGAGAGCGCCTTCGAGGCGGCTGCCCGTGCCGTGCGGGATTTCCAGCGCCTGCAAGCGCCTTGGGACTTCGGCACGGCACCCCAAGTGCTGGGCGGTGATTCCAGGAGAGACGCGACGCCCTTCCTCGGCGACTACCACTTCGAGCACGGCTGCGCGAGCTTCTACGTGCTGGACTCGCGCTCCCGCCGCTCGCGCAACGATTCCAGGATCGTTCCGGACCTGGACGCGCTGCAGCGCTGGCTGCTGGATCCGGCGCAGTCCAGGGGCCTGGTGGTGATCGCCAGCGGCTCCGTCGTGCTGCCGGGCCTGCGCCCCAACGCGGACCCGGCCGACGTCGGCCCCCCCGACACCTGGCAATATGCGCCGGACCAGCGCGCCGCGCTGCTGGACCTGCTGGTGCAACACGCGCGCGGCCGCTTCGTGCTGCTGTCCGGCGACTACCACGTGAGCGGGATGGTGGACCTGCTGCGCGGGGATGAGCACGTCGGCTGCGCCGTCGTCTCGCCGCCGCTGTACGCCCCGCTGGTGTATGCCAACAGCGCGCCGGACACGGTCTACGTGGAGGAGCAGGTCACCCTGCCGTCGGGTGAACTGCGCATGCGGGTGCGCCCCGGCGGCGAGTTCGCCCGCGGATCCGGCGTCGGCCTGCTCACGCTCGAGCCCGGCCACGCGCCGGCGCTGCTCGCCGCCGTGCGCTACCACCGCAAGCTGTGGGTGTGGGAGGAAGGCCGGTCGGTCGAGCACGACACCGACGGACCGGCCACCGAGGTCCACGCCCTCGTCGCAGCCACTCGGCCGGCCGCGCCGCTGGCGCCGGCTACGCCCTGA
- the rodA gene encoding rod shape-determining protein RodA: MSAVFEKPPLWQRAAPMFQGFDGPLAFAIFLLACTGLTAMYSVGFDFSGRFTDHARNMLLAGMIMFVVAQVPPQRLMSLAVPLYTLGVALLIAVAIFGITKKGARRWINVGVVIQPSEILKIAMPLMLAWWFQKREGQLRPLDYAVAGLLLLVPVGLIMKQPDLGTSMLVLAAGLAVIFFAGLSWKLIVPPVVIGLIGLVLVIAFEPQLCAEGNRWPVLHDYQQQRICTLLDPSKDPLGKGFHIIQGMIAIGSGGFLGKGFMQGTQTHLEFIPERTTDFIFAAYSEEFGLAGNLLLIAGFSFLILRGLAIALEASTLFSRLMAGAITMSFFVYAFVNMGMVSGILPVVGVPLPFVSYGGTAMVTLGLSLGILMSIAKAKRLVQS; encoded by the coding sequence ATGTCCGCCGTCTTCGAGAAGCCGCCGCTCTGGCAGCGCGCTGCGCCCATGTTCCAGGGCTTCGACGGCCCGCTCGCCTTCGCCATCTTCCTGCTCGCCTGCACCGGGCTGACCGCGATGTATTCGGTGGGCTTCGACTTCAGCGGCCGCTTCACCGACCACGCGCGCAACATGCTGCTGGCCGGCATGATCATGTTCGTGGTGGCCCAGGTGCCGCCGCAGCGCCTCATGAGCCTCGCCGTGCCGCTGTACACGCTCGGGGTGGCGCTGCTGATCGCGGTGGCCATCTTCGGCATCACCAAGAAGGGCGCCAGGCGCTGGATCAACGTCGGGGTGGTCATCCAGCCGAGCGAGATCCTGAAGATCGCCATGCCGCTGATGCTGGCCTGGTGGTTCCAGAAGCGCGAAGGCCAGTTGCGGCCGCTGGACTACGCCGTCGCCGGGCTGCTGCTGCTGGTGCCGGTGGGCCTGATCATGAAGCAGCCGGACCTGGGCACCTCGATGCTGGTGCTGGCCGCGGGCCTGGCCGTCATCTTCTTCGCCGGCCTGTCCTGGAAGCTGATCGTCCCCCCGGTCGTCATCGGGCTGATCGGGCTGGTCCTGGTCATCGCTTTCGAGCCGCAGCTGTGCGCGGAGGGCAACCGCTGGCCGGTGCTGCACGACTACCAGCAGCAGCGCATCTGCACCCTGCTGGACCCCAGCAAGGACCCGCTGGGCAAGGGCTTCCACATCATCCAGGGGATGATCGCCATCGGCTCGGGCGGCTTCCTCGGCAAGGGGTTCATGCAGGGGACCCAGACGCACCTGGAGTTCATCCCCGAGCGCACCACCGACTTCATCTTCGCCGCCTATTCCGAGGAGTTCGGCCTGGCCGGCAACCTGCTGCTGATCGCCGGCTTCAGCTTCCTGATCCTGCGCGGGCTGGCCATCGCGCTGGAGGCGTCGACCCTGTTCTCGCGGCTGATGGCGGGCGCCATCACCATGAGTTTCTTCGTCTACGCGTTCGTCAACATGGGCATGGTCAGCGGCATCCTGCCGGTGGTGGGCGTGCCCCTGCCCTTCGTCAGCTACGGCGGCACGGCCATGGTGACCCTGGGCCTGAGCCTGGGCATCCTGATGTCGATCGCCAAGGCCAAGCGGCTCGTGCAGAGTTGA
- a CDS encoding response regulator: protein MPMKILVVDDHPLYRSGIVHTLHDAGQDLEVSECGSVGAALEKLDAGLAAELIILDLNMPGSQGVEALRTMRTRRPDIPVLVLSANEDPRTVRECVDLGAYGFVPKSAPIDMLPSALQLVLAGGVFLPPSSLSVDVPANPAQHDAWAKLGARLTERQRQVLLGIVQGKPNKVIARDLNLSDATVKTHVSHIFDALVVSSRTEAVYALARAGIGIRDLEVGATPVPLRA from the coding sequence ATGCCGATGAAGATCCTCGTGGTCGACGACCACCCCCTGTACCGCAGCGGCATCGTGCACACGCTGCACGATGCGGGCCAGGACCTGGAAGTCAGCGAGTGCGGCAGCGTGGGCGCTGCGCTGGAGAAGCTGGACGCCGGGCTGGCGGCCGAATTGATCATCCTGGACCTGAACATGCCCGGCTCGCAGGGCGTCGAGGCCCTGCGCACCATGCGCACCCGCCGCCCGGACATCCCGGTGCTGGTGCTGTCGGCCAACGAGGACCCGCGCACCGTGCGCGAATGCGTGGATTTGGGCGCCTACGGCTTCGTGCCGAAGTCGGCGCCCATCGACATGCTGCCGTCGGCGCTGCAACTGGTGCTGGCCGGCGGCGTTTTCCTGCCGCCCAGCAGCCTGAGCGTCGACGTGCCGGCCAATCCCGCGCAGCACGACGCCTGGGCCAAGCTGGGCGCACGGCTGACCGAGCGCCAGCGCCAGGTGCTGCTGGGCATCGTGCAGGGCAAGCCGAACAAGGTGATCGCGCGCGACCTGAACCTGTCCGATGCCACGGTGAAGACGCACGTGTCGCACATCTTCGACGCGCTGGTCGTGTCCAGCCGCACCGAAGCCGTCTACGCGCTCGCGCGCGCCGGCATCGGCATCCGCGACCTGGAAGTCGGCGCGACGCCGGTGCCGCTCAGGGCGTAG
- a CDS encoding NAD(P)-dependent oxidoreductase, whose amino-acid sequence MGIVGVGNMGGGMAGRLLSLGWAVQACDLVEAKVQALVAAGAQAAASPAAAAQGATALIVCVVDASQADDVLFGAQGAAGTLQAGTPVLLCPTIAPEDTERLAARLDALGLLPIDSPMSGGPQRALEGSMSLMVACSDAAADRAGPLLQALSSKVFRVGTRCGDGARTKLVNNLLAGINLVGAAEAIAMAERLGLDARRTLDVIEQSSGQSWIGSDRMRRALEGDYEPRAHVTLLQKDTRLAVEAATRAGFQGPLGSAARDVFAQAADAGLAQQDDAAVLQVIRAA is encoded by the coding sequence GTGGGCATCGTCGGCGTCGGGAACATGGGCGGCGGCATGGCCGGCCGCCTGTTGTCCCTCGGCTGGGCGGTGCAGGCCTGCGACCTGGTCGAAGCGAAGGTGCAGGCGCTGGTCGCCGCGGGTGCGCAAGCTGCGGCCAGTCCCGCGGCGGCAGCGCAAGGCGCCACCGCCCTGATCGTTTGCGTCGTCGATGCGTCCCAAGCCGACGATGTGCTGTTCGGCGCCCAAGGTGCGGCGGGCACGCTGCAGGCCGGCACGCCGGTTCTCCTCTGCCCCACCATCGCCCCTGAGGACACCGAGCGCCTCGCCGCGCGGCTCGACGCCCTGGGCCTGCTGCCGATCGACTCCCCGATGTCCGGCGGGCCGCAACGCGCGCTCGAGGGCAGCATGAGCCTGATGGTCGCGTGCAGCGACGCGGCCGCCGATCGCGCCGGGCCCTTGCTCCAGGCGCTGAGCAGCAAGGTGTTCCGGGTCGGCACGCGCTGCGGCGATGGTGCACGGACCAAGCTGGTGAACAACCTGCTGGCCGGCATCAACCTGGTCGGCGCGGCCGAAGCCATCGCAATGGCCGAGCGGCTGGGCCTGGACGCACGCCGGACGCTGGACGTGATCGAGCAGTCCAGCGGCCAGAGCTGGATCGGCTCGGACCGCATGCGTCGCGCGCTCGAGGGCGATTACGAACCGCGAGCCCACGTCACGCTGCTGCAGAAGGACACGCGCCTGGCGGTCGAAGCCGCCACCCGAGCCGGCTTCCAGGGCCCTTTGGGCAGCGCTGCACGCGACGTGTTCGCGCAAGCTGCCGACGCCGGCCTGGCGCAGCAGGACGACGCGGCGGTGCTGCAAGTGATCCGGGCCGCGTGA